The DNA window CCGGATTTAAATCTTATCCGTGCCGCCGTCCCAGGAACGCCGCGCACTTTTGGGCGACAGGCGTCAATTCACACCCTTCGGCACATTTTCGGGCGGCACCGTGGTGTCGACCACCTTTTGGCGGTGGAAAATGAAGATGCCGGCCAGAACGACGATGGCGGAGCCGATCAGGATGCGCGGGCCGGGGACGTCACCGAAGAACACCAGTCCGAACACCACGGCCCATAGCAGCAGCGTGTAGTGCAGCGGTGCCAGCGTCGAGGCCGGCGCCAGCTTCAATGCCCTGGTGATCATCAGATGGGCGGCACAGGAGACGATGCCAAGCAGGAGCATGGCGCCGAAATCGAGCGCCGACGGTGTCCGCCACGCGCCGATGGTCAGCGCGCCGCCGACCAGCAACGTGCCGATCGTCTGCCATGTCACAAGGTTGGTGTCGCTGGTGCCGCGCAAACGCCGGTTGAGGATGATGGCGAAGGCAAAGGCGATGCTGCCGACGAGGGCGAAGGCCGAGGATAGCGAGAACGCCTCCGAGGACGGCTTCAGGATGATCAGCACGCCGCAGAAACCGAGCAGGATCGCCAGCCAGCGCCGCCAGCCGACCTTCTCGCCCAGCAGCAGGTGCGACAGCGCCGCAACGTAGATCGGTCCGGCCATGTAGAAGCTCATCACGTCGGCGAGCGGGAGATAGACGACCGCGGCGTAGAACAGCCCGGTATCGGCCGTGGTCGCGAGCACGCGCAGGAGTTGGAGGATAGGCCGCTCCAAGTGGAAAAGCTTTGCGGGGCCCTGGTTGGCGATCATCGGGCCGAGCACGATGAAGGCGCCGACGGAGCGGATCAGCACCACCTGACCGACGGAGAAGCTTGCGACCAGCCATTTGCCCATCGCATCGTTCAGCGCAAACATGAAATCGCCGGCCAGCATCAGCAGAATGCCGGCCAGAAGAACGTTCCTGATTGTGGAATTCTGCGCCACGGGCTGCGTCATGCCGATCCCGATTCCTCCCTCGCGTAGAGCATTCCTGTGGAAAGACCGTCTTATACTTTCCTGGAATTGCTCCAGGCCGCGTCGTAGACGGAAGCGGCGGCTTTGACGAGGAGAAATCCCGAAATCGGCAAGGCCAGCACCGGGAATCGGCTGGCTCTGGCCCGTCCCAACCTACTTCGGTTGCGGCCTGACGATGATCGGCCGATAGATCACCGGCCGGTTCCAGGGATCGAAGTCCGGCGTGCTTCTCAGTTCCGCGCGGCGATCGAGATCAATGCGCTGCAGGCATTCGGCGAACGCGTCATTCTTCTTGAGAAAACCGTAGGACCGGCATTTCGCTTCGTCGGCGGCGCGTCGATCCTCCGCCGACATCGTCGTGCAGCCGGCGCAAAGCGCCGTCAGCGCCATCGCCACAAGAGTCTTGCGCCACATGGAACCCTCCTCGATTAAAAGTGGAGGATCACTGTAGACTTATTCGCGGACGGGCAAAGCGGCGAAGCTTGATGCAGATGCTGGCGTCCTATTGGGCCTGATGCCTGCGGTTCACCGCCGCCGGCCTGCCAGGCAGGGAAAGCCTGGTATCCTGCCTTGTCCGTTCCGCCACCACCTTGCCCCTGGCGATGACGCAAATGCGCTCGGCGCGCAGGCGCAGGGCCTCGATCGGATTGCCTGCGTCGAGGACGACGAGGCTGGCGCGCTTGCCGACGGCCAGGCCCAGATGATCCAACCCCATGATGGCGGCGTTGACGTTGGTAACCATGTCGAAGCAGCGCGCCATGTCGGCCGGGCTCGACATCTGGGCGACGTGCAGGCCCATGAAGGCGACGTCGAGCATGTCGGCGGTGCCCAGCGAATACCAGGGATCGAGCACGCAATCCTGGCCCCAGCCGACGCGGATGCCGAGCGCCTGCATTTCCTTGACACGGGTCATGCCGCGCCGCTTCGGAAAAGTGTCGTGGCGGCCCTGCAGCATGATGTTGATCAGCGGGTTGGGGATGGCGGAAACGCCGGCCTCGGCGATCAGGGGCAGAAGTTTCGAGACATAATAGTTGTCCATCGAATGCATCGAGGTGAGGTGCGAGCCGGCCACCCTGCCCTGCAGGCCCAGGCGCTGCGTTTCATAGGCCAGTTGCTCGATGTGGCGCGACAGCGGGTCGTCGGTCTCGTCGCAATGCAGGTCGACCATCAGGCCGCGTTTTGCCGCGATCTCGCAAA is part of the Mesorhizobium loti genome and encodes:
- a CDS encoding DMT family transporter, giving the protein MTQPVAQNSTIRNVLLAGILLMLAGDFMFALNDAMGKWLVASFSVGQVVLIRSVGAFIVLGPMIANQGPAKLFHLERPILQLLRVLATTADTGLFYAAVVYLPLADVMSFYMAGPIYVAALSHLLLGEKVGWRRWLAILLGFCGVLIILKPSSEAFSLSSAFALVGSIAFAFAIILNRRLRGTSDTNLVTWQTIGTLLVGGALTIGAWRTPSALDFGAMLLLGIVSCAAHLMITRALKLAPASTLAPLHYTLLLWAVVFGLVFFGDVPGPRILIGSAIVVLAGIFIFHRQKVVDTTVPPENVPKGVN
- a CDS encoding amidohydrolase family protein; this encodes MDFDLIVRGGTLPDGGIADIGISGETIAAIEPKLQSSARTEVDARGNLVSPPFIDPHFHMDATLSYGIPRINASGTLLEGIALWGELKPLLTHEAVRDRALAYCDWAVSMGLLAIRTHVDVCDDRLLAVEALLDVKKTIAPYIDLQLVAFPQDGFYRSPKARENTIRALDMGVDIVGGIPHFERTMTDGTRSVTELCEIAAKRGLMVDLHCDETDDPLSRHIEQLAYETQRLGLQGRVAGSHLTSMHSMDNYYVSKLLPLIAEAGVSAIPNPLINIMLQGRHDTFPKRRGMTRVKEMQALGIRVGWGQDCVLDPWYSLGTADMLDVAFMGLHVAQMSSPADMARCFDMVTNVNAAIMGLDHLGLAVGKRASLVVLDAGNPIEALRLRAERICVIARGKVVAERTRQDTRLSLPGRPAAVNRRHQAQ